A single genomic interval of Streptomyces graminofaciens harbors:
- a CDS encoding SRPBCC family protein, translating into MQLNNEFTVPLPIEDAWKLLTDLERVGPCLPGASITGREGDDYLGQAKIKVGPITTNYKGTARFTELDEVGHRAVLTASGREARGGGNASATVVAVLVDKGDETQVNVSTELALSGKVAQFGRGVITDVSAALLKTFTERLAAMLEADKTAQETATPPVEGVTAVSERGATGTATVANSTAQRQTPTSAASAEDEVLDVLALTRGAGILRVPKPVTYAGLALLCLLIGWLLGRGGA; encoded by the coding sequence GTGCAGTTGAACAACGAATTCACAGTGCCTCTGCCCATCGAGGATGCCTGGAAGCTTCTCACTGATCTCGAACGTGTGGGGCCCTGCCTGCCCGGTGCCTCGATCACCGGCCGGGAGGGTGACGACTACCTCGGCCAGGCGAAGATCAAGGTGGGCCCCATCACCACCAACTACAAGGGCACGGCCCGCTTCACCGAGCTCGACGAAGTCGGCCACCGGGCGGTGCTGACCGCCTCGGGCCGCGAGGCGCGCGGCGGCGGTAACGCCTCGGCCACCGTCGTCGCGGTGCTCGTCGACAAGGGTGATGAGACCCAGGTCAACGTGAGTACGGAGCTGGCTCTGTCCGGCAAGGTCGCGCAGTTCGGCCGCGGTGTGATCACTGACGTCAGCGCGGCTCTGCTCAAGACGTTCACGGAGCGCCTGGCCGCGATGCTCGAAGCCGACAAGACGGCGCAGGAAACAGCGACCCCTCCCGTTGAGGGGGTGACAGCCGTGAGCGAGCGGGGCGCGACCGGAACCGCCACGGTGGCGAACAGCACGGCCCAACGTCAAACGCCGACAAGTGCCGCATCAGCCGAGGACGAGGTACTGGACGTCCTCGCACTCACCCGTGGCGCGGGAATTCTGCGGGTGCCGAAACCTGTCACCTACGCCGGTCTCGCCCTGCTCTGCCTGCTGATCGGCTGGCTGCTGGGACGCGGCGGCGCCTGA